The following is a genomic window from Psychrobacter immobilis.
TAATAACTGACTCTTAAAAAACATCTCTCTCTGCCACCTTATCATTTTTATTTTAATATACTTTTGCATCATCTTTATTTTTGCAGTCTACTTGCTTAAACCGCACAGCAGCATATTGTAAACGCTTTTTTGGCTATGATAGTTGCCCAACCCTTGCCACTATTTAATTTTTCGCCATGCTACACCAAAAACCTAGCCCTATTGGCACATTCCGCGACTTTGTTGTAGTATGAGAATACCGATTTCGGTTAAATAAGGATAATAATAATGGCTGAGAAAGCGACTGATAAACAGAAAAAAGAGGACATATTGGATACTGATTTAGAGTACCTCATCAACGAAGAAGAAAAACTGCAAGAAAAGCTAAAAGACAGTAGCCATCTTGAGCGTTTTGCCAAAGATTTGATGCTATTCATGAGCTTGATTAAAGATTATTATCAAGGGAACTATCGCGATATTCCCTACAAGACCATTTCAGCAGGTGTGGTTGGACTGCTCTATACTCTCAACCCAATCGATATCATTCCAGACTTCATACCTTTTATCGGTCATATTGACGATGCGCTAGTCCTCACCTTTTGCTTGAAGTTGGTCGAAAAAGATTTGCAAAAATATCAAACTTGGAAGAAAAAACAAACCGCTATCAAAACCGCTACTGACTTAAAGAAAAACAAGTAACTTTATACAAGCTACCATCCTGAAATGATGGTTATAAAAAGCCACGACTGACAATCAATGTATCAGCCGTGGCTTTTTTATTCATTAATAGCAATTATTTATGTGAGTTAATCTGGAACATCATAACGCGCTTTTTCTGGATTGAGACCGAACGAATAGACAAAGGTTGCAACGAGGCTATTGATAATAATAAACGGCAAATCGATAGCAGCATGCCCAAGCGCATAGCGACCAATCAGCCACGAAACAATCAGCATAAGAATAAAGAAACCGCCTAAGTACGCCAAAATTGCAGGATGCTTTAGATTATAAGGTTGCTCAGGTTCAGGCTTCTTATCAAGTACATAGGTTCTGATTGCCCAACCAGCTGCATAAGAAAATCCGCCCAATACCACGTAACTAAAAAAATTCATATTGCTTAACTCTAATGACATATGGTTTATAGCAAAACACTGTTTAAAACAAAACTATCGATCATAAATTCTGTTTATGAGCCGTGCTTGCTTAGAGGCTCTCATTAACATTATCAATCACAATATTGGCATGTGGATTGGCTAAAATATCGGTATTAACATCATCACACTCAACACGATAGATGGTATTGGCACCGCGATAAATATAGGATAAGTATTCACTATCTAAGAGTGGATCGATATTGGCATAGACAGGCTTCACATGAGCCAGTACTAGCACTCGATCAGGACGCCCAATGACCGCATCGACATTGTCAGGGTCAATAGAGAAAAACTGCGGAATTTCGCTATTTTCAATCACTTCTAGCGGCTCAGCGTCATCCCAAACGCGCTTTGCACTTGCCGGCTCTTTCATCTGCATGACCCATGCACCATTTTGTTGGCTGACTTTTATCTGCGCGGGTTCATCATGACTGACGGTGTAGCAGCCTTCAAATACGGATAAATCTACTGCAGTTTCAACCTTTTTGGTATCGGCTTGAGTATTGCTATCATTACAAGCGCTCAAAAACAGCGCACTACTCGCCGTTATAGCGACCATAAGAGGCGTCAATTTTTTATAAAAAACGTTTGAGTATACCGACATCATAGGGTTATCCTGCATTCGAGCACATTAAGCATTCACAAGTTGATTTTTTATAAATAGACACTGCTGAGTGAGTAAACGAACAGAGATTCTTCACTATATAATTCGCTATATAAATAGACGCTTTATCGCAGCCAAGCTTATTTTAACAGAAAACTGTCACGTTACTATTATGATATGTGCTTTTACGATTTTGTGCACGGCAACTGCCCATAGCTGGGATAGATTTGCTATACTCAAACCTAAAATTGGTAGTGCTAGCCCGCAGAAAAATAGCGCCACTAAAACCGCATTGCTCCATGTTTATTATTCATTAGGTCAATAAGCTTTTATGTCAGACAATAACGCCATAGCACCACTTAATAGTCTTAACAGCGTCAATCCACTAGCAGCCAAGGCCAATACAACAGTTGCTTACACCGATGGCGCTTGTAAAGGCAACCCCGGTGCTGGTGGCTGGGGCGCGCACCTCATTTTTAGTGATGGACGTACACAAGATTTGTACGGCGGTGATAAAGAGACGACCAATAATCGCATGGAGTTGATGGGCGCAATACAAGCACTAACCCATAGCCCGCATGAGCACAACCTCGAGATTTGGACAGACTCAAGCTATGTCAAAAAAGGCATTACCGAATGGATAGAGGGTTGGAAAAAAAGAGGCTGGAAAACGGCAAGTAAAAAACCCGTCGCCAATCAAGACCTTTGGCAGCAATTAGACAAGCTATGCCAGCAGCGCGATGTTGACTGGCATTGGGTAAAAGGTCACGCAGGACATGCAGGCAATGAAAAAGCGGACGAGCTGGCAAACTTGGGCGTGACGTCCAGCAGTGAAGAATTATCGAGCATAGAGCCGGAAGACACGGCTAAAAAAAAAGGGCAAATAATGCCTAATACAGCGCAAAATTCTGCTCACGATGACTGGCTAAGTTTCGATCCACTGGGTCTGGATATGACAGATGATGAGCTTGACGAAGATGTCATAGACACTGATAACGATACAAACCCTGCCGATGAGATGATGAGTAAAGATGCTGTAATAGAAGCCGATCGCTATCAGCATAATGCTAGCAAACCAATGAGTAAAATAGAGATGCCGGAAACCCAAACGTCTATGACTGATGCGACGATAAATGATCATGTGCCTGCTACCGTTACTGGCATAGAAGAAGCTAATACACCAAAATTCGACGGCGACACCAGCCGTGCCAATCCGTATTTCATACCGCTGCTGCCCAAACCTATCCATCGTCATGAGTCTGATCGCCAGCTCATTATGGATACTGAAACCACAGGTCTTGATCCGTTAAAAGGCGACCGTATTATCGAAGTCGGTATCGTGGAGATGATCGGGCGTAAATTTACGGGTGAAAAGCTCCACGTTTATATCAATCCACAGCGCGGCATGGATGATGAAGTCATTCGTATCCATGGTATTTCTGAGGCATTTTTGACCGACAAGCCTACCTTCGATCAAGTTGCTCAGTCGCTCTATGATTTTATGGACGGCGCAGAAATCATCGCTCATAACGCCACCTTTGATATGAACTTCTTAAACATGGAGTTTGCCAAAGTTGGTATGAACGACTTTGCCGAGCGCGTACAAGTGACTGACTCGCTGGTCATGGCAAAGCAGCAATATCCTGGGCAAAAAAACACCCTAGATGCTTTAGTGCGTCGCCTAAATGTGGGGAAGCAAGATCGTACTTTTCACGGCGCCTTACTTGATTCAGAGATTTTAGCAGAAGTTTATCTGGCGATGACAGGTGGGCAGGTTACACTCGCCATCGAAGAAGACACGCAAACAGATGGTGGGCAGACAGC
Proteins encoded in this region:
- the dnaQ gene encoding DNA polymerase III subunit epsilon, which produces MSDNNAIAPLNSLNSVNPLAAKANTTVAYTDGACKGNPGAGGWGAHLIFSDGRTQDLYGGDKETTNNRMELMGAIQALTHSPHEHNLEIWTDSSYVKKGITEWIEGWKKRGWKTASKKPVANQDLWQQLDKLCQQRDVDWHWVKGHAGHAGNEKADELANLGVTSSSEELSSIEPEDTAKKKGQIMPNTAQNSAHDDWLSFDPLGLDMTDDELDEDVIDTDNDTNPADEMMSKDAVIEADRYQHNASKPMSKIEMPETQTSMTDATINDHVPATVTGIEEANTPKFDGDTSRANPYFIPLLPKPIHRHESDRQLIMDTETTGLDPLKGDRIIEVGIVEMIGRKFTGEKLHVYINPQRGMDDEVIRIHGISEAFLTDKPTFDQVAQSLYDFMDGAEIIAHNATFDMNFLNMEFAKVGMNDFAERVQVTDSLVMAKQQYPGQKNTLDALVRRLNVGKQDRTFHGALLDSEILAEVYLAMTGGQVTLAIEEDTQTDGGQTAHASFANLASLLLESSTDENTNQQWYAALAEAYPELKANM
- a CDS encoding YkvA family protein, with translation MAEKATDKQKKEDILDTDLEYLINEEEKLQEKLKDSSHLERFAKDLMLFMSLIKDYYQGNYRDIPYKTISAGVVGLLYTLNPIDIIPDFIPFIGHIDDALVLTFCLKLVEKDLQKYQTWKKKQTAIKTATDLKKNK